A genomic segment from Syntrophotalea acetylenivorans encodes:
- a CDS encoding 6-hydroxymethylpterin diphosphokinase MptE-like protein, producing the protein MENHLDINSEPFLTSPFGDQFLFSVNRNSFSKMGRMELYDAYFGVDYFKENNLYLIVGTDSGNLVNYFLKKGVPEGSRIVFLELPEVLKRLPEVLDMEGLPENMAVETIDSAGNTLKEFQLINYIFANRSLILKTMCTTDAFRPEYYELYLKIKTDLQEAIFTTRANLGDRLFMVRQLENLAENRVSTENIRNKFTDKTGIILAVGPSLEEAIPWVKENRDTMVVIAVSRAARKLYEAELVPDFIVTMDPSELSFDVSREMLHFFHKTVFIYGKHSTPLLLSQWRGRSLYLGDRFPWKTPLNLKTFGIAGPTVTQSALQAALEMGFNRILLAGVDLCFSREGYAYSSSVAGREKGTIIGDVPGGVETNGGWRAGTLLPYLVGARITEKLAIQAKRQDCEIINIAAGAMKMAGIDYTPPNELKLAPQMESVEKILAAHLPPDSSKERLAHYQDIEAELSRARSAVDSIGKLADEALQANINMFDPRKAGKRANFKRQMDEIEKKISEEFGDFPRVLKAFGILRFLRIIEPGQTDWSDERIEKTAQHYYEAYKTTTDQFIELIDRMLQRLKSRTMEETIDGDFNIFADQWEQDRQFGRALLWKNRNPSAYANLDAEGQKRLSRLETRFEKIMALEEDLSRVKAAPKVELSEIRAKTLVAFRQGQPEGLEMLANGLRGHEDSAAPALTALAQGYQAELQGNLELAFSHYQEVIDSGQATLTEDALARVAAISTNKKDYQTLKMALECLAGLNPSYAIQYGDLLWLLGDKKQTLDVYADYLEKIPGDIRALLQLGKYYLDLGAPEAARTAYEFVLEQSPGNHTAKTLLAALEQPS; encoded by the coding sequence ATGGAAAATCATCTGGATATTAATTCGGAACCCTTTCTGACCAGCCCTTTCGGAGATCAATTTCTTTTCTCCGTCAATCGCAATTCCTTCTCCAAAATGGGCCGAATGGAACTTTATGATGCCTATTTCGGAGTTGACTATTTCAAAGAGAATAACCTCTACCTGATCGTCGGAACCGATTCCGGAAACCTGGTCAACTATTTCTTGAAGAAAGGGGTCCCTGAAGGCTCTCGCATCGTTTTTCTGGAACTGCCCGAGGTTCTGAAACGGTTGCCGGAAGTCCTTGATATGGAAGGCCTTCCCGAAAACATGGCCGTGGAGACCATCGACTCCGCAGGTAATACCCTCAAAGAATTTCAGCTGATCAACTACATCTTCGCCAATCGTTCGTTGATTTTAAAAACCATGTGCACCACCGATGCCTTTCGTCCAGAATATTACGAACTGTACCTCAAGATAAAAACCGACCTCCAGGAAGCCATCTTCACCACCCGGGCCAATCTGGGTGACCGCCTTTTCATGGTCCGGCAGTTGGAGAACCTCGCAGAAAATAGGGTATCGACTGAAAATATTCGAAATAAGTTTACCGACAAGACTGGAATTATTCTGGCCGTCGGCCCTTCTCTAGAAGAAGCCATCCCCTGGGTCAAAGAAAACCGGGACACCATGGTGGTCATTGCGGTATCCAGGGCGGCAAGGAAGCTCTACGAAGCCGAGCTAGTCCCGGATTTTATCGTGACGATGGACCCTTCTGAACTGTCCTTCGACGTCAGTCGGGAGATGCTCCATTTTTTCCACAAAACTGTCTTTATCTATGGCAAACATTCCACGCCCTTACTACTGAGTCAATGGCGAGGCCGGTCCCTATATTTGGGCGACCGTTTCCCTTGGAAAACACCGCTCAATCTTAAAACCTTCGGCATCGCTGGGCCAACTGTCACGCAGTCTGCTTTACAAGCGGCTCTTGAAATGGGCTTTAACAGGATCCTGCTGGCCGGCGTGGATTTATGCTTCAGCCGGGAAGGATATGCCTACAGTTCTAGTGTGGCTGGACGAGAAAAAGGGACCATCATTGGGGATGTTCCGGGGGGGGTGGAAACCAATGGTGGTTGGCGGGCCGGAACCCTGCTGCCTTATCTGGTCGGAGCACGCATTACGGAAAAACTTGCGATTCAAGCAAAACGACAAGATTGTGAGATCATCAACATTGCGGCCGGGGCCATGAAAATGGCCGGAATCGACTACACTCCGCCTAATGAGTTGAAATTAGCCCCACAAATGGAATCCGTGGAGAAAATTCTGGCTGCGCATCTCCCCCCCGACAGTTCGAAGGAACGCCTGGCCCATTACCAAGACATAGAGGCGGAACTATCTCGCGCACGTAGCGCGGTAGACAGCATCGGCAAGCTGGCAGATGAAGCTCTGCAGGCCAATATAAATATGTTCGACCCGCGCAAAGCCGGCAAACGTGCCAACTTCAAACGGCAAATGGACGAGATCGAAAAGAAAATTTCTGAAGAATTTGGCGATTTCCCACGGGTTCTTAAAGCCTTCGGCATCCTTCGCTTTTTGCGGATAATCGAACCGGGACAAACAGACTGGTCCGACGAGCGGATCGAAAAAACCGCACAACATTACTACGAGGCCTACAAAACAACCACCGATCAATTCATCGAGCTCATAGACCGAATGCTACAACGTTTGAAAAGCCGAACTATGGAAGAGACAATCGATGGGGATTTCAATATTTTCGCCGACCAGTGGGAGCAGGATCGTCAGTTCGGTCGCGCCCTCTTATGGAAAAACCGGAACCCATCGGCTTACGCGAACCTGGATGCGGAAGGGCAGAAACGTCTTTCTCGATTGGAAACCCGATTTGAAAAAATTATGGCTCTGGAAGAAGACCTCAGCAGGGTAAAAGCCGCTCCCAAAGTGGAGTTGTCCGAGATACGCGCCAAGACCTTGGTCGCCTTTCGCCAGGGCCAGCCCGAAGGGCTCGAAATGTTGGCCAACGGACTCAGAGGGCATGAAGACTCCGCCGCTCCAGCCTTGACGGCCTTGGCCCAGGGCTACCAAGCGGAATTACAGGGAAATTTGGAATTGGCCTTCTCCCACTACCAGGAAGTCATCGATTCCGGCCAGGCTACTTTGACGGAAGACGCTTTGGCAAGGGTGGCAGCTATTTCCACCAACAAGAAAGATTATCAGACCTTAAAAATGGCTCTAGAATGTCTCGCTGGACTGAACCCCTCTTATGCAATCCAATACGGTGATCTGCTTTGGCTCCTGGGAGATAAAAAACAAACCCTAGACGTCTATGCCGACTATTTGGAAAAAATTCCCGGAGATATTCGAGCCCTGCTGCAACTAGGCAAGTATTACCTCGATCTAGGAGCGCCGGAAGCAGCCCGAACCGCCTACGAGTTTGTGTTGGAACAAAGCCCCGGAAACCATACCGCAAAGACTCTGTTGGCTGCCCTGGAGCAGCCTTCCTGA
- a CDS encoding flagellin, with protein sequence MALTINTNVASLNAQRNLSQSQSALGKSMQRLSSGLRINSAKDDAAGLAISDRMTGQIRGLNQAVRNANDGISFAQTAEGALQETTNILQRMRELAVQSSNGTNTTQDRTSLDAEVQQLVSEINRIAGSTAFNGQNLLDGTFASGAANAVFQVGANAGGNNVIQINIGAADASALALAGTSVNVTSNVSANVTVNITGSLGGGTISIGSSLSAGTISTVNAGVSGGVNVQTFTAAQSAITSIDTAINTIDSIRGDLGAIQNRFESTISNLSNVSENLTAARSRILDADIAQETSAMTKSNILQQAGVSILAQANQAPQLALSLLQG encoded by the coding sequence ATGGCACTTACCATCAACACTAATGTCGCTTCACTGAACGCCCAACGCAACCTCAGCCAGTCCCAGAGTGCTCTGGGCAAGTCGATGCAGCGCCTCTCTTCGGGTCTGCGCATCAACAGTGCCAAGGACGATGCCGCCGGTCTGGCCATCTCCGACCGGATGACCGGCCAAATCCGGGGTCTGAACCAAGCAGTACGGAATGCCAACGACGGCATCTCCTTCGCCCAGACCGCTGAAGGCGCCCTGCAGGAGACCACCAACATCCTGCAGCGCATGCGTGAACTGGCCGTGCAGTCGTCCAACGGCACTAACACCACCCAGGACCGCACATCCCTCGACGCCGAGGTACAGCAACTGGTCAGCGAAATCAACCGGATCGCCGGTTCCACGGCCTTCAACGGCCAGAACCTGCTTGACGGCACCTTCGCTTCCGGAGCCGCCAACGCGGTCTTCCAGGTTGGCGCCAACGCCGGCGGCAACAATGTCATTCAGATCAACATCGGTGCTGCCGATGCTTCGGCTTTGGCCCTGGCCGGCACATCGGTCAACGTTACCTCTAACGTTTCTGCAAACGTCACAGTAAACATAACTGGCTCTCTGGGTGGTGGAACCATATCTATCGGCTCTAGCCTCAGTGCTGGTACTATCTCCACTGTGAACGCTGGTGTTTCCGGTGGCGTCAACGTCCAAACCTTCACCGCTGCCCAGTCGGCGATCACCAGCATCGACACGGCGATCAACACCATCGACAGCATCCGCGGTGATCTCGGTGCGATTCAGAACCGTTTCGAATCGACCATCTCCAATCTGTCGAACGTTTCTGAAAACCTGACCGCCGCCCGTTCCCGGATTCTGGATGCGGATATCGCTCAGGAAACCTCGGCGATGACCAAGAGCAACATCCTGCAACAGGCCGGGGTCTCCATTCTGGCCCAGGCCAACCAGGCACCGCAGCTGGCGCTGTCGCTACTGCAAGGATAA
- a CDS encoding flagellin: MALTINTNVASLNAQRNLSQSQSALGKSMQRLSSGLRINSAKDDAAGLAISDRMTGQIRGLNQAVRNANDGISFAQTAEGALQETTNILQRMRELAVQSSNGTNTTQDRTSLDAEVQQLVSEINRIAGSTAFNGQNLLDGTFASGAANAVFQVGANAGGNNVIQINIGAADASALALAGTSVNVTSNVSANVTVNITGSLGGGTISIGSSLSAGTISTVNAGVSGGVNVQTFTAAQSAITSIDTAINTIDSIRGDLGAIQNRFESTISNLSNVSENLTAARSRILDADIAQETSAMTKSNILQQAGVSILAQANQAPQLALSLLG; the protein is encoded by the coding sequence ATGGCACTTACCATCAACACTAATGTCGCTTCACTGAACGCCCAACGCAACCTCAGCCAGTCCCAGAGTGCTCTGGGCAAGTCGATGCAGCGCCTCTCTTCGGGTCTGCGCATCAACAGTGCCAAGGACGATGCCGCCGGTCTGGCCATCTCCGACCGGATGACCGGCCAAATCCGGGGTCTGAACCAAGCAGTACGGAATGCCAACGACGGCATCTCCTTCGCCCAGACCGCTGAAGGCGCCCTGCAGGAGACCACCAACATCCTGCAGCGCATGCGTGAACTGGCCGTGCAGTCGTCCAACGGCACTAACACCACCCAGGACCGCACATCCCTCGACGCCGAGGTACAGCAACTGGTCAGCGAAATCAACCGGATCGCCGGTTCCACGGCCTTCAACGGCCAGAACCTGCTTGACGGCACCTTCGCTTCCGGAGCCGCCAACGCGGTCTTCCAGGTTGGCGCCAACGCCGGCGGCAACAATGTCATTCAGATCAACATCGGTGCTGCCGATGCTTCGGCTTTGGCCCTGGCCGGCACATCGGTCAACGTTACCTCTAACGTTTCTGCAAACGTCACAGTAAACATAACTGGCTCTCTGGGTGGTGGAACCATATCTATCGGCTCTAGCCTCAGTGCTGGTACTATCTCCACTGTGAACGCTGGTGTTTCCGGTGGCGTCAACGTCCAAACCTTCACCGCTGCCCAGTCGGCGATCACCAGCATCGACACGGCGATCAACACCATCGACAGCATCCGCGGTGATCTCGGTGCCATTCAGAACCGCTTCGAATCGACCATCTCCAACCTGTCGAACGTTTCTGAAAACCTGACCGCTGCACGCTCCCGGATTCTGGATGCGGATATCGCGCAGGAAACCTCGGCAATGACCAAGAGTAACATTCTGCAACAAGCCGGTGTTTCCATCCTCGCACAGGCGAACCAGGCTCCGCAGCTGGCGCTGTCGTTGCTCGGCTAA
- a CDS encoding flagellar protein FlaG: MKVDSAAVTGATTPKVATSADEIDHERKDTTKNTASDLSPRKVQAEEILDQIKGLTEDGAYSVRFEMEDKTNRMVVRLVDTESGEMIRQIPPEELIDLTEVLKELRGSLVDTTG, encoded by the coding sequence ATGAAAGTTGACTCTGCAGCTGTTACCGGAGCGACAACACCCAAGGTAGCGACTAGTGCCGACGAAATAGATCATGAGCGGAAGGATACGACCAAAAATACTGCGTCTGACCTCTCGCCACGAAAAGTCCAGGCCGAGGAGATTCTCGATCAGATCAAAGGCTTGACCGAAGACGGCGCCTATAGCGTACGGTTCGAAATGGAAGACAAAACCAACCGGATGGTGGTGCGCCTGGTGGATACCGAGTCGGGCGAGATGATCCGCCAAATACCACCGGAAGAGCTTATCGACCTGACCGAGGTTTTAAAGGAATTGCGCGGCAGCTTGGTGGATACCACCGGATAA
- the fliD gene encoding flagellar filament capping protein FliD, which yields MTISFGGLATGLDTTSLITQMMELERQPLKQMEVDKAYFNNRLTALNQFEGKLESFLSQIEKLNSATELQAKKTIQGSEDYFSATVDSEGITGSYQVEVVDLAQVQKSVSLGVADKSAHNFGMGTLTLQVGDDDPVDITIDGQNNSLDDIMAAINDADAGVTASIINDGTSNPYRLVLTGAEAATSFSLTSSLATFDGNLSNLEIGGYSDPDAQLFGSGTVSLSTGHDITLSGPNNSLTDLRDAINAETGTTGVSASLTEDGSGGWRLELTGGTIDSTALSGASGYAPPSLADTQNAQQAHIRVDGIDIYSASNTLSEAIPGVTLNLDKAEEGTQTSLTVDLDESAIKDLIKDFISGYNKVVSYVTSQSKSEDGSAGILIGDTGMNSAKRRLQSMLTKPIEGSISSLSMLGMKTQKDGTLELDEDTLTEAIQSDLDGVTTLLAGNESVVGIATQMADYLESITDDIDGLFSSREDTIQSNIKGIEKSIERMEMRLEKREQTLYNQFNALEQLVSSMNSTSSFLTTQLKSLENLWSNQ from the coding sequence ATGACCATCTCTTTTGGCGGCCTTGCCACAGGTCTTGACACCACTTCCCTGATCACCCAGATGATGGAGCTGGAGCGTCAGCCATTGAAACAGATGGAGGTCGACAAGGCCTACTTCAACAATAGGCTTACGGCATTAAATCAGTTCGAAGGCAAGCTAGAAAGCTTTTTGTCACAAATTGAAAAGCTTAACTCAGCCACTGAGTTACAGGCAAAAAAAACGATCCAGGGCTCGGAAGATTACTTTTCCGCCACGGTAGACAGTGAGGGGATAACAGGTAGTTACCAGGTAGAGGTAGTGGACCTGGCCCAGGTGCAAAAAAGCGTGAGCCTTGGCGTAGCCGACAAATCAGCCCATAACTTCGGAATGGGCACCCTGACTCTGCAGGTCGGTGATGATGATCCAGTCGACATTACCATCGATGGACAGAATAATTCCCTGGACGACATCATGGCCGCCATTAACGATGCCGATGCGGGAGTCACCGCATCGATCATCAACGATGGCACCTCTAACCCTTATCGACTGGTGTTGACCGGCGCTGAGGCCGCCACCAGTTTCAGCTTGACTTCCAGTCTCGCAACATTTGATGGGAATCTCTCAAATCTTGAGATTGGCGGGTATTCGGATCCGGACGCCCAACTGTTCGGCAGCGGCACGGTCAGCCTGTCAACCGGCCACGACATCACCTTGAGTGGGCCAAACAACTCCCTGACGGACTTGCGGGATGCTATTAACGCTGAAACGGGGACTACCGGAGTTAGCGCATCTCTCACCGAGGACGGCAGTGGAGGGTGGCGTTTGGAGTTGACCGGTGGCACCATCGACTCCACTGCCCTTTCCGGTGCTTCCGGCTATGCGCCACCTTCCCTGGCGGACACCCAGAACGCTCAGCAGGCACATATTCGAGTCGATGGCATCGACATTTACAGCGCCAGTAACACCCTCTCAGAGGCGATTCCGGGTGTGACACTCAATCTGGACAAAGCAGAAGAAGGCACTCAAACCAGCCTTACTGTGGATCTGGATGAAAGTGCCATTAAAGACCTGATTAAAGATTTTATTTCCGGCTATAACAAGGTGGTCTCTTACGTCACCAGCCAATCAAAATCAGAGGACGGCAGCGCCGGCATCCTGATTGGCGACACTGGAATGAACAGCGCAAAGCGGCGTCTGCAAAGCATGCTGACCAAGCCGATTGAAGGTTCAATAAGCTCCCTTTCCATGCTTGGCATGAAGACCCAAAAAGATGGCACACTGGAACTGGACGAGGACACTCTTACAGAGGCTATCCAAAGCGATCTCGATGGCGTCACGACTTTGCTGGCCGGCAACGAATCCGTCGTCGGCATCGCCACCCAAATGGCGGATTACCTGGAAAGCATAACCGACGATATCGACGGACTTTTCAGTTCTCGCGAAGACACTATTCAGAGCAATATCAAAGGAATCGAGAAAAGCATCGAGCGCATGGAAATGCGTCTGGAAAAACGGGAACAAACACTCTACAACCAGTTTAATGCGTTGGAACAACTAGTGAGTTCCATGAACTCAACCAGCAGTTTTCTCACTACCCAACTAAAATCACTGGAGAATCTTTGGAGTAATCAATAA
- the fliS gene encoding flagellar export chaperone FliS — MNAYMNNYHHNQIDTASREQILIMLYDGAIRFTRQAINAIETGDQNGKTHGIQKAMAIISEFRNTLDHNIGGEIAANLDALYEFMISSLTQANLKNDLEPLQVVDNLLSDLRETWNEAIQIARKEQRAQVQVAKSDHMPLRASL; from the coding sequence ATGAATGCCTATATGAATAATTACCACCACAACCAGATCGATACTGCATCCCGTGAGCAGATATTGATCATGCTTTACGACGGGGCAATCCGTTTCACCCGTCAGGCCATAAATGCGATTGAGACGGGAGATCAGAATGGCAAAACCCACGGAATTCAGAAAGCCATGGCCATCATTTCCGAATTCCGCAACACTCTTGACCACAACATCGGTGGAGAGATTGCCGCCAACCTTGATGCGCTTTACGAGTTCATGATCAGCAGTCTGACCCAAGCTAATCTCAAAAATGATCTTGAGCCTTTGCAAGTGGTCGACAACCTGTTGAGCGATCTGCGAGAAACCTGGAATGAAGCTATCCAGATCGCCCGTAAGGAACAGAGGGCGCAAGTTCAGGTAGCCAAAAGCGACCACATGCCCTTGAGAGCCAGCTTGTAA
- a CDS encoding PilZ domain-containing protein, with translation MISLPLSGGQPLTLECVARRRSVDLVDATFLPGQLPLKGLDLTGTVRLFFEDEGRTFRLRAKIEEINGDDKLLLKAIETALQYGEREYFRVNADFSVKYRLLTDDVDIRTRQFNGRMNISGGGMLLPLQERVGNGQKLSLTLILCKDPLKVVRCTAQVVRTCPLADGFKGAGIHFTEIEPPDRDSIIAFCMAAQRLELRNKVQTKDLT, from the coding sequence ATGATCTCGCTGCCACTCTCCGGTGGACAACCGCTGACCCTGGAATGCGTGGCCCGGCGCCGCTCTGTCGATCTGGTCGATGCGACTTTTCTGCCGGGGCAGCTGCCCCTCAAAGGCCTGGATCTGACCGGTACCGTCCGGCTTTTTTTCGAGGACGAAGGGCGCACCTTCAGGCTTCGAGCTAAAATCGAAGAGATTAACGGCGACGACAAGCTGCTTCTCAAAGCCATTGAAACGGCTTTGCAATATGGTGAGCGGGAATATTTCCGCGTCAACGCTGATTTTTCTGTCAAATACCGCCTTCTCACCGACGATGTGGATATACGTACCCGGCAGTTCAACGGTCGAATGAACATCAGCGGTGGCGGCATGCTGCTGCCCCTGCAAGAACGGGTAGGTAACGGTCAGAAGCTTTCCCTGACCCTGATTTTATGCAAGGACCCGCTTAAGGTCGTGCGTTGTACTGCCCAGGTGGTGCGTACCTGCCCCCTTGCCGATGGATTCAAAGGAGCCGGAATACACTTCACGGAGATTGAACCCCCTGACCGTGACAGCATCATCGCTTTCTGCATGGCCGCCCAACGGTTGGAATTAAGAAACAAGGTGCAAACCAAGGACCTGACTTAG
- a CDS encoding PilZ domain-containing protein, with the protein MATSPPCPINLLENFADCRMVKVTIPLLREESIHLDGVVKDFTESSLDIHFPSQPLPLSDLAEEGQWRVTFDKGISFLTLWTSLATLVNPSRVQLNITGSETNHYARRDHRVDTEVYLRYWQAGDGRQELPPQRTRVNLSGYGVSFQAQTTLAANSLVELEIFLPGGTLEKIRCVGRIIRGSSQEENCSVTALELVNPGQDDIEKIINFCMTVQFRDMQQKARMLVSSMGPDNT; encoded by the coding sequence ATGGCCACCTCCCCACCCTGCCCTATTAACCTCCTGGAAAACTTTGCCGACTGCCGCATGGTCAAGGTGACCATTCCGCTATTGAGGGAAGAGTCCATACACCTGGACGGCGTGGTTAAAGACTTTACCGAGTCCTCTTTGGACATTCATTTCCCATCCCAGCCCCTGCCCCTTTCCGATCTTGCAGAAGAAGGTCAATGGCGTGTCACCTTTGACAAGGGGATATCCTTCCTGACGCTGTGGACCAGCCTGGCGACTTTGGTCAATCCCAGCCGCGTTCAACTCAATATCACCGGCTCGGAGACAAACCATTATGCCCGCCGAGACCACCGTGTGGATACAGAGGTTTACCTGCGTTACTGGCAGGCAGGAGACGGTCGACAAGAATTGCCCCCCCAACGCACTCGGGTGAATCTCAGCGGCTACGGCGTCAGCTTTCAGGCTCAAACAACCTTAGCTGCCAACAGTCTGGTGGAATTGGAAATATTTCTACCGGGAGGGACTCTGGAGAAGATACGCTGCGTCGGTCGCATTATTCGCGGCAGCAGCCAGGAGGAGAACTGTTCCGTAACAGCCCTGGAGCTGGTCAATCCCGGGCAGGACGACATTGAAAAGATCATCAACTTTTGTATGACGGTACAGTTCCGGGATATGCAACAAAAGGCCCGCATGCTGGTCTCCAGCATGGGGCCCGATAATACTTGA
- a CDS encoding GGDEF domain-containing protein, with protein MPVMSNTVLIVGDSANSRKVVAEILESTGAFHKKLYCADGRRALHWLRDHAVDMVCCNLHEQNRDALDILVDEMKREAEWADLPVVLFAQPEDRGLLIEGLETGASEGLLLDAGNAEISARIRWHLKNRERIQALHHAQNRLARMALSDGLTGLFNRAYFDATIEQETARSLRTKKPLSLLLIDLDHFKKINDTHGHQAGDRVLEEVALVLREQSRTSDTVCRYGGEEFAIILPETPRSHAQMVAERIRHKISTLNCGFAVTTSIGINCAERPEGLVPQTLIAGADEALYAAKRNGRDRCETASKPSIHFPDLSFIYPLKQVAATA; from the coding sequence ATGCCTGTTATGTCCAATACTGTTTTGATTGTTGGTGATTCAGCAAACAGCCGTAAAGTGGTTGCCGAAATTCTTGAATCGACCGGCGCTTTCCATAAAAAACTATACTGTGCCGATGGTCGCCGCGCATTGCACTGGCTGCGGGATCATGCGGTCGATATGGTGTGCTGCAACCTTCATGAACAGAACCGCGATGCTTTGGATATCTTGGTAGACGAGATGAAGCGTGAAGCGGAATGGGCCGATTTGCCAGTAGTGCTTTTTGCGCAGCCAGAAGACCGGGGCCTGCTCATTGAAGGCTTGGAAACCGGTGCCAGTGAAGGTTTGTTACTCGATGCCGGTAATGCCGAAATTAGTGCTAGAATTCGCTGGCATCTGAAAAACCGCGAGCGGATTCAAGCGTTGCATCATGCTCAAAACCGCCTGGCCCGCATGGCTCTTTCCGATGGACTTACAGGCCTCTTCAACCGGGCCTACTTCGATGCCACGATTGAACAGGAAACGGCCCGTAGTTTACGTACAAAAAAACCTCTTTCCTTGCTGCTCATCGATCTGGATCATTTCAAGAAGATCAATGATACCCATGGCCATCAGGCCGGTGACCGGGTGCTGGAAGAAGTTGCCTTGGTGCTGCGGGAGCAGAGCCGTACTTCCGATACGGTTTGTCGCTATGGCGGCGAGGAATTTGCTATCATTCTGCCTGAAACGCCCCGTTCCCATGCGCAGATGGTTGCCGAGCGCATTCGCCACAAAATCAGCACTCTCAATTGCGGTTTTGCTGTTACCACCAGTATCGGGATTAATTGTGCTGAAAGGCCGGAAGGGCTGGTTCCGCAAACCTTGATTGCCGGCGCCGATGAGGCTCTTTACGCCGCCAAGCGTAATGGCCGCGACCGTTGTGAGACAGCCAGTAAGCCGTCGATCCATTTCCCGGATCTGTCTTTTATCTACCCTCTCAAGCAGGTTGCAGCGACGGCTTGA
- a CDS encoding EscU/YscU/HrcU family type III secretion system export apparatus switch protein, giving the protein MEKRKQQKAVALSYEKEKGAPMVVASGQGAIAEKILSTAREAGVEVVADPDLVELLAGVPLGMEIPAELYQAVAEILAFVYRANKSYKDKT; this is encoded by the coding sequence ATGGAAAAGAGGAAACAACAGAAGGCCGTTGCCCTGTCCTACGAAAAGGAGAAGGGGGCTCCGATGGTGGTGGCCAGCGGTCAGGGCGCCATAGCCGAAAAAATTCTCAGCACAGCGCGAGAGGCCGGAGTTGAAGTGGTTGCCGACCCCGATTTGGTCGAACTGCTGGCCGGCGTCCCGTTGGGCATGGAAATCCCTGCCGAGCTCTATCAGGCAGTAGCAGAAATCCTGGCTTTCGTTTATCGGGCCAACAAAAGCTACAAAGATAAAACCTGA